A section of the Bradyrhizobium oligotrophicum S58 genome encodes:
- a CDS encoding formyltransferase family protein: MRITLVGSRHFGVATLNMLRERGIEIARVVVHDGEDRLAAAARAAGIDVVVQADPKVVPASDIAPGTDLIVTAHSHARVTQEAVATARLGGIGYHPSLLPRHRGLAAVEWTIKEGDPVAGGTVYHLAERMDAGAIAAQDWCFVKKGETARELWERALAPLGLKLLGDVVESAKANGAIPAKPQDEQFATKAPSLGPH, from the coding sequence ATGCGTATCACCCTCGTCGGCTCCCGCCATTTCGGTGTGGCCACACTGAACATGCTGCGCGAGAGAGGCATCGAGATCGCGCGCGTGGTCGTGCATGACGGCGAGGACCGGCTTGCCGCTGCGGCGCGGGCGGCCGGGATCGATGTCGTGGTCCAGGCCGATCCGAAAGTGGTGCCCGCCAGCGATATCGCTCCCGGGACGGACCTGATCGTCACGGCCCATAGCCATGCCCGCGTCACCCAGGAGGCGGTCGCCACCGCTCGGCTGGGCGGCATCGGCTACCATCCGTCGCTGCTGCCGCGGCATCGCGGCCTGGCGGCCGTGGAATGGACCATCAAAGAGGGCGATCCGGTCGCCGGCGGCACCGTCTATCATCTGGCCGAGCGGATGGACGCAGGCGCGATCGCCGCCCAGGATTGGTGCTTCGTCAAGAAGGGCGAGACGGCGCGCGAATTGTGGGAGCGTGCACTGGCGCCGCTCGGCCTCAAGCTGCTTGGCGACGTCGTCGAATCAGCCAAGGCGAACGGTGCGATTCCAGCCAAGCCGCAGGACGAGCAGTTCGCGACCAAGGCCCCCAGCCTCGGGCCGCACTGA